From the genome of Bactrocera oleae isolate idBacOlea1 chromosome 2, idBacOlea1, whole genome shotgun sequence, one region includes:
- the LOC118681306 gene encoding decapping and exoribonuclease protein, producing MPINNSSDDFKVLMKLRPSEITDDKQPAFYLARPQILTIYSCRGLNSINNDVHLLYFKKPTSYPLDLNEGFDQFIFRQMNKFGLNKVEKYVIENDENILQPDAHTPSGSRQTQYDSKRRVILCQRGVLTDIMIIPYRLNGPRNTTFLVTKYCGAFHMQEKYTITNFEQRDAYHTYHQKFMQLCFSDSPNSEPEIDKPVDDNNPISCIIKTSMKEFDLIYSAEIAGIMSDSKVENTPNTEEINRLRFIMTKQLNKNDWKGDILDHPKCLLWWLQAYLAKTSDICIGLRDQNGIVCTPVQVTRAEQIAKNRKWKPHVCIRFLHSVLKLVEKTMAQVDCPYTVYEFDSSTRCIKFKVHAGKTDLSFLSDDYIKKCKQRTSH from the exons atgCCTATCAATAATTCAAGCGATGACTTTAAAGTGCTGATGAAATTACGGCCAAGTGAAATTACCGATGATAAGCAGCCAGCATTTTACCTGGCCCGCCCACAAATCCTTACTATTTACTCTTGCCGGGGCCTTAATAGCATTAACAATGACGTGcatcttttgtattttaaaaagcCAACATCATATCCACTGGATTTAAATGAAGGATTCGATCAGTTCATTTTCAGGCAGATGAATAAATTTGGGCTTAATAAAGTAGAAAAATACGTTATAGAAAACGATGAAAACATTCTGCAGCCGGATGCACATACACCATCCGGATCTCGGCAGACACAATATGATTCTAAACGCAGAGTGATTTTATGTCAACGTGGAGTCTTGACAGACATTATGATTATACCATATCGTCTAAATGGACCGCGTAATACGACGTTTCTTGTTACAAAATATTGTGGCGCATTTCACATGCAAGAAAAATATACgataactaattttgaacaaAGGGATGCATATCATACATATCATCAAAAATTTATGCAGTTATGCTTTTCTG atAGCCCAAATTCGGAACCTGAAATCGATAAACCTGTTGATGACAATAACCCAATTTCTTGTATCATTAAAACCTCAATGAAAGAATTTGATCTAATCTATTCAGCAGAGATCGCTGGTATTATGTCTGATAGCAAGGTTGAAAACAC TCCTAACACGGAAGAAATTAATAGATTGCGATTCATAATGACTAAGCAATTGAATAAAAATGATTGGAAGGGAGATATTTTAGATCATCCAAAGTGTTTGCTCTGGTGGCTACAGGCGTATTTAGCTAAGACAAGCGATATTTGCATTGGCCTGAGAGATCAGAACGGCATTGTGTGCACTCCAGTACAAGTCACGCGAGCTGAGCAGAtagcaaaa AATCGTAAATGGAAACCGCACGTTTGTATACGTTTTCTACACTCCGTACTTAAATTGGTAGAGAAAACAATGGCGCAAGTAGATTGTCCATATACAGTCTACGAGTTTGACTCCTCCACAAGATGTATTAAATTCAAAGTCCATGCAGGCAAAACAGATCTCTCTTTCCTTTCAGATgattatataaagaaatgtaaACAGCGTACTTCGCACTAA
- the LOC138857087 gene encoding uncharacterized protein: MLDITQKYVLDTKQNVLQPQGSENQTPHQSLNTEDDVSYQQRQNSKRKLVLSNRGCLSNIMAIPYRLEANTYNDRTFFATRYCGVFHISDCRWRTDNSSTVKFHSKFQQTCFSDKLQDNPDMHPNTDVPVNDDAFISGIFHSTIKEFDLIYSGEIMGIVSKHKIDDMQNIENINKLRFINTKLFWKTRLPDIWKDPKCLLWWLQSYLANTADICAGLKESDGCIHSPIQLKPVKNLPKDQKWKPHICIRFLLTMLQLIEKSMSSVDCPYTVFEFVYDSYAKCIKLKKHIGKTEYSFLTEEYIERCRIQTSKTC, from the exons atgttGGATATTACCCAAAAATATGTATTGGACACAAAACAAAATGTTCTCCAACCGCAAGGCTCTGAAAACCAAACACCACATCAGTCATTAAATACCGAGGACGACGTGTCATATCAGCAACgacaaaattcaaaacgaaaATTAGTTCTGAGTAACCGTGGGTGCTTAAGCAACATCATGGCTATACCGTATCGTTTGGAGGCAAATACATATAACGACAGAACATTTTTTGCTACACGGTATTGTGGCGTTTTTCATATCTCTGACTGCAGATGGAGAACTGATAATTCAAGCACCGTTAAATTTCATAGTAAATTTCAGCAAACTTGTTTCTCTGATAA attacaagatAATCCTGACATGCATCCCAATACCGATGTACCCGTAAATGATGATGCATTCATTAGTGGAATTTTTCATTCCACCATCAAAGAATTTGATCTAATTTACTCTGGAGAAATCATGGGAATAGTTTCAAAACATAAGATTGATGATAT GCAAAATATAGAAAACATTAACAAATTGAGGTTTAtcaatacaaaactattttggAAAACAAGATTGCCGGATATTTGGAAAGATCCCAAATGCTTGCTCTGGTGGCTTCAATCATATTTGGCAAACACTGCAGATATATGTGCCGGATTGAAAGAGAGCGATGGGTGCATACATAGCCCAATACAGCTGAAGCCAGTAAAAAATCTACCAAAA gatCAAAAGTGGAAACCGCATATTTGCATCCGATTCCTGCTCACCATGCTACAATTAATAGAAAAATCCATGTCTTCAGTTGATTGTCCATATACTGTTTTTGAATTTGTATATGACTCATACGCAAAGtgtattaaattgaaaaagcaCATTGGTAAAACGGAATATTCCTTCTTAACCGAAGAGTACATAGAACGTTGCAGAATACAAACATCTAAGACATGTTAA
- the LOC138855759 gene encoding uncharacterized protein: protein MPINNSSDDFKELMKLRPSEITDDKQPTFYLARPQILNIYSCRGLNSNNNDVHLSYFKKPTSYPLDLNEGFDQFIFRQMNKFGLNKVEKYVIENDENILQPDAHTPSGSRQTQYDSKRRVILCQRGVLTDIMLIPYPLNGPRNTTFLVTKYCGAFHMQEKCTITNFEQRAAYHTYHQKFMQLCFSDSPNSESEIDKPIDDNNPISCIIKTSMKEFDLIYSAEIAGIMSDRKVENTPNTEEINRLRFIMTKQLNKNNWNGDILDHPRCLLWWLQAYLAKTSDICIGLRDQNGIVCTPVQVTRVEEMAKNRKWKPHVCIRFLHSVLKLVEKTMAQVDCPYTVYEFDSSTRCIKFKVHAGKTDLSFLSDDYIKKFKQRTSH, encoded by the exons atgCCTATCAATAATTCAAGCGATGACTTTAAAGAGCTGATGAAATTACGGCCAAGTGAAATTACCGATGATAAGCAGCCAACATTTTACCTGGCCCGCCCACAAATCCTTAATATTTACTCTTGCCGGGGCcttaatagcaataacaacgaCGTGCATCTTTCGTATTTTAAAAAGCCAACATCATATCCACTGGATTTAAATGAAGGATTCGATCAATTCATTTTCAGGCAGATGAATAAATTTGGGCTTAATAAAGTAGAAAAATACGTTATAGAAAACGATGAAAACATTCTGCAGCCGGATGCACATACACCATCCGGATCTCGGCAGACACAATATGATTCTAAACGCAGAGTGATTTTATGTCAACGTGGAGTCTTGACAGACATTATGCTTATACCATATCCTCTAAATGGACCGCGTAATACGACGTTTCTGGTTACAAAATATTGTGGCGCATTTCACATGCAAGAAAAATGTACgataactaattttgaacaaAGGGCTGCATATCATACATATCATCAAAAATTTATGCAGTTATGCTTTTCTG ATAGTCCAAATTCGGAATCTGAAATCGATAAACCTATTGATGACAATAACCCAATTTCTTGTATCATTAAAACCTCAATGAAAGAATTTGATCTAATCTATTCAGCAGAGATCGCTGGTATTATGTCTGATCGCAAGGTTGAAAACAC TCCTAACACGGAAGAAATTAATAGACTTCGATTCATAATGACTAagcaattgaataaaaataattggaaCGGAGATATTTTAGATCATCCAAGGTGTTTGCTCTGGTGGCTACAGGCGTATTTAGCTAAGACAAGCGATATTTGCATTGGCCTGAGAGATCAGAACGGCATTGTGTGCACTCCAGTACAAGTCACGCGAGTTGAGGAGATggcaaaa AATCGTAAATGGAAACCGCACGTTTGTATACGTTTTCTACACTCCGTACTTAAATTGGTAGAGAAAACAATGGCGCAAGTAGATTGTCCATATACAGTCTACGAGTTTGACTCCTCCACAAGATGTATTAAATTCAAAGTCCATGCAGGCAAAACAGATCTCTCTTTCCTTTCAGAtgattatataaagaaatttaaacagCGTACTTCGCACTAA